A DNA window from Solanum lycopersicum chromosome 3, SLM_r2.1 contains the following coding sequences:
- the LOC112941063 gene encoding uncharacterized protein, whose product MSDMQKGLIGAVSALLPKAQHRWCAKHIEANWSKSWSGVQMKKMFWWSAWSTYGEKFEDQLKSMGSVSKKAIEGLLWYPLQHWCRPFFDTVCKNYSCDNNFTESFNKWILEARAKPIIKMLEDIRIKVMKMLKKLEEEGKKWTEEYSPYSMDLYHDFRMIAQGCQVVTNGDLGYEVVEGIDRHVVNLARKKCTCRTWDLTGIRCPHAIKALEHDKIEPLNEMHWWYSKEAYLLVYQPKIQPVRGEKFWKIDLSQAMQPPQIH is encoded by the exons ATGTCTGATATGCAAAAG GGCTTGATTGGTGCTGTTAGTGCTTTGCTTCCAAAAGCACAACATAGATGGTGTGCAAAACACATAGAAGCCAATTGGTCTAAGTCTTGGAGTGGTGTACAGATGAAGAAGATGTTTTGGTGGTCTGCTTGGAGTACATATGGAGAGAAATTTGAAGACCAATTAAAGTCCATGGGTTCTGTGTCTAAAAAAGCAATCGAAGGTCTTCTATGGTATCCACTACAACATTGGTGCAGGCCTTTTTTTGACACTGTCTGCAAAAACTACTCCTGTGATAATAATTTTACTGAGTCTTTCAACAAATGGATTTTGGAAGCAAGGGCAAAACCAATAATCAAGATGCTGGAAGACATTAGAATTAAG GTtatgaaaatgttgaaaaaactTGAAGAAGAGGGTAAGAAGTGGACGGAAGAGTATAGTCCATATTCTATGGATTTGTATCATGATTTCAGAATGATTGCTCAAGGTTGTCAAGTTGTTACTAATGGAGACTTAGGATATGAGGTGGTTGAGGGTATAGATAGACATGTTGTGAATCTTGCTAGAAAGAAGTGTACTTGTAGGACATGGGATTTGACAGGAATACGATGTCCTCATGCTATTAAAGCATTAGAACATGATAAAATAGAGCCACTGAATGAGATGCATTGGTGGTATTCTAAAGAAGCTTACTTGCTTGTATACCAACCTAAAATTCAACCTGTTAGAGGTGAGAAATTCTGGAAGATTGATCTTTCTCAAGCTATGCAACCACCACAAATTCATTAA